DNA sequence from the Thermoplasma sp. Kam2015 genome:
ATAGAGGTCAAGAATGTGTTTCCGCTGAATCCTGACATAGGTACTCTCCTCAAGAACAAGAAGAAGATCATAGCGGTTGAAAACAACTATTCTGGGCAGCTTTCAAAGTACATATCAGCTCAGTTCCTCGTAAAGCCAGATCTGATAACGAAGTATGACGGCGAGGCGTTTTATCCAAATGCGCTTGCTGACGAGATCGAGGTCAGGATTGGCAAGAAGAAGGAGGTCATAAGGGAGTGATCATGATGAACATGAACGATTATAAGAACAAGAGGGTGCCACCAGACTGGTGCCCTGGCTGTGGTAATTTCGCGCAGCTTTCTGCAATAACGATGGCTCTTGCTGAATTGAAGATAGATCCTAAGGATGTGGTTGTGGCATCTGGTATCGGATGCTCATCCAACATGCCTGAGTTCCTGAACACATACGGCTTCCATGGCCTTCATGGAAGGCTTGTTCCATTCGCAGCTGGTGTAAAATGGGCCAACTCAAAGCTGACCGTCATAGCATACGGTGGAGACGGTGACGGCTTTTTTGAGGGCACTCAGCATTTCTACCACACCGCAAAGAGGAATGTTGATATAACGTACATGGTATCCGATAACCAGGTCTTCGGTCTAACGACCGGGCAGGCTTCGCCTACCGCACCCATAGGGCTCAGAACAAAGACAACGCCGGACGGAAATATAGAGACTCCGTTCAACCCGATAGCCTTTGCGCTGAATGCTGGAGCCACATTTGTTGCGAGGGCATTCTCAGGAGACGTGAAACACCTTAAGGATATAACGGTTCGCGCTATAAAGCACAAGGGCTTTTCCTTCATAGATGTCATCAGCCCATGCGTTACATGGAACAAGGAAAACAGCTATGAGTACTTCAGGCCCAGAGTCTACCACCTTGAGAATAACGATGTCACAAACTTCGACCAGGCATATAAGCTCGCCTTTGAATGGGGCGATCACATACCAATAGGCGTTTTCTATGAGGTGGAAAGGCCAACATATGAGGACCTTGACGAGGTCCTAAGGGATGGGCCACTCATAGAACAGAAGGTACATACGCTTACCGAAGAGGATCTGGAAGAATTTGCATAATTCTTCAGTCCTTTTTAAATTTTGTTAGGTAAATTGCAAATAATATTGTTCCGGCTATCAAAATCAATATGCCGATTGATTCTATATAAACATTCGAATATGCAGTTTTTTCAATCTTCGTTGAATAGATCAATGAAGTATGTGAATTATTTTTTGCCAAAATTTGCACATCATAAGGGATGTTACTATATTGTGCCGGAAGGAATATATTGTAATTCGTTCGTGGTTCCAATGTGATATTTTCAATTAACTTTGTACTGATCACGGTTACGCCAGTAAAATTCCTGTACTCTGAAATTATGTAAATACGTATCCATGTGGTGGAATTGCCTGTTGTTATGGAAAGGTTTGATGGTATTCCAAAGAAGTTATATAACGTAATGTTTGAACTTCCATTGACTGAATAATCTTCGATTGAATAACTATGATATATCGGATGCTGGGTATAGGAATAACCTATAATACCAGATCCAAGTAAAATCAGCAATACAGATAACGCTAAGAGCTTCATTCCAGGCCTCTTCCCGTCCAGGGGCTTTCTATTCTTTGCTATTTCTATTCTTATTTTGGAAATTCTATCAATCCCCGTGCTATGTTAGAGATATGAAGCATATCCATTAATATTATGGTCACAATATTCCAGGAAACAGCACATTAATGGAACGCAAGTTAAATAAGACTACTAATTGAATTAATTTGGAGATCTGATAAACTCGATAAATTTTCAATCAAGAATGTTAGGCATATATAAAGTTGGTATTCCTATCATAGTGCATAACAATGGGCAAACTTAAAATAAAGGCTGTCTAATGTGTTATTTTGACCTCAGTTATATCAAAGGTTCCCTTCGCAATGTTGGTTATTCCTATTCAATAGGCTCACCTGGAGCGTATGATAGTCAGTTGAGTATTTCTTGGATTTATATAATTTCTAGCATATAATTGTATTAAAGCACCTAGATATTTTATTATCGATTATTAAGAACGATGTTACGTGAAGCGTTAATTATAGAAACCATGATAAAACTGCGTCTTTATCTTCCAATCTCGAGCATTAAATTTTGGGCATATAATGAATTTTCGAAATCATAATTGATCTATAAAAGACAATAGAATAATGCTTAAGAGAAAATTATGGCAATGCATTAGATAACAGAAGTCACGAAAATAATTGCCTTTATCAAGTGCATATATGATGTAATAAGATTTAAATATCTAAATTTACATAAACACCTGCATAAATTGGAGGATAAGAACATGGAAAGTAATCAGCCTAATATTCCTCCTGTTGGACCGAAGACGTCCAATACGAAGTGGTACGCGATAATAACAGTTCTTGTTGTTGTTATCGTTGTCGTAAGCGTATTGGGCTTCTATCATCCGGTAACAACAGGATCTAGTGCAAAGGTAGTATCTGCCGAATCATCAGCGGTGATAGGCCAGCCCTATAACCTGACAATACAGACCAATGGAGCTTTTAGCAGTATAACAGTATACTGGGGAGATGCTACGACTTCGATCATACCATATAGCGGTAGTGATAAGGTAACAGTTTCTCATGTATATAATAATCCGGGGAACTATTATATTTACTATGTCGTGAACTTCGGCGGATCAGTTTATCAGAGCACTAACTCTCTCATATCGGTTACATCTACTAGCACATCATTACCTAGCGAGGAATCAGTCGGTGATATAGCTCTTGTTCACAGCACTTCTTCACCACTTGTAAATCAGACCCAGCTTTTCAAACCGATGACGAATCTATCCTATGTTGTCGGTTACTTCACCCCACCAGCAAATACCAACTATGAGGTTGTTTCTCAGGTGGTATATCTTTATAAAAATGGATCTCTTGTAGAGAAAGTGAAAATGCCCTATTACTACAATTTCACCGATCAGGCCTACAAGTTGCCACCAAGCCAGGCATATTTAAATCTCACCAATCTTACCTCTGGATATTATGAGATAGGCATAGCTACCTATACTGGTAGTCTGGGTTACGAGAGTTTTCCAACAGCAATATACAATAGCACCATAATGGAGTATATGAAGAACCAGATGGCTTTCTACAATTACAATTCAACGACTGGTATGACGTCCATGACGCTGGCGAACGGTACTGTAACGTTAATGTTAGTCAGCCTTGGTTATCTCAAGGGAACTGAGGTTCAAAACTACGCGGGCACTGTTTTAAACTATGTATCACCAACCATTGTCAAATATACCAACGTTGCAAAATTAAATTATAGTGCGGGGGCATCTGTGAACTATCTTAAGGGGCAGTACGCTAATTTGAGTGCAAACGATTCATTTATGCTAGTTGCAAATTCAAACTTGGCTTTTATACCTATGACTAACGTTACATTTGCGTCTGGTTCAATGCTGAATATTTCATCAAATGCATATTACAATATAAGCGCAAAATCTGGCGTCATGTTCATGAAGAACGCTACAGCTTATCTCAACCAGACACTAAGATTCCCGAAGGCTAAAGGTAACGGTGTAAATGTCACTGTAAAGGCAGGAAACTCTGTAATGATCCCCAGTGGAACTACTATAACGTTTACCACGTATGGGAACTACACCTCATCAGGAAAGCTTTACTCTGTTATACCTGGTACACCTGTTACTGGGCCTATGCTGCTATATTTCAACAATACAACATCGTTTGAGACTTCGTCAATTGAATTAATAGGTGGAAGTGCACTATACTTCGACAATAACACGGAAGTAGAACTCTCTGAGCATAGTTTAATGGTGTTCGCTGCGGATTCAACCCTGATGAATCTTACATCGGCATCAGTTCTGGGAGGTTCAAAATTGACCTTTGTGAGCAAAGCTGAAACTGAATTTATGACGAATTCGACTGTAACATATGAGGCATCATATAACACGGTATCTTACGCGGCAGGAAGCGTCATCAACTATCCAGCAACATCTGGAGTGGGCCTCAACGCAGAGACCAATTTGACGTATGAAGTGAATACATCGCTGCTATATGTCGCCCCAGTGAATGTAAAGTATTTGGGTCCGAACGATACAGTAAATGTGACGCTTACGATACAAACTACTGGAATGACGACATCGCCTATAATAACCGGTGAGCTCAATGCTACGGCTGGCGTATTCCATACATTCTTCTATCAGGATCTGGTTATTGCACCCAGTGCTGCACTCTACACTGTCACAACCGCAGTGACCACTTTCGTAAACGCGGAAGCGGAAACAGGAGCATATAAGACGCTGGATGGTGCTATAGCTTATGATACAGTCAGTGGAGAGATACTTGAAAATGTGTATCAGTTCCTAGTGATGTATAACGGATCCTCATCAAGCTCATTCGTACCACAGCTTGCAGCATATCTTCCGACCACATCTAACGGTGGTATAAATACAAATTACAAGAACTATACAGTTACTACGCCTTGGCATACAACATATACGGTCCACATCAAGCCGTATGAGAACTATACGTTCCACATAAGGGCCAACGCGACCTGGCAGAATGGGCAGCCCGTAACAGCATGGGATGTCTACTATTCATACATAAGGACTTTGCTGTTCGATGCAGGATCGCCAGAGACTCCGGGCTGGATAATAGCCCAGGTGCTCTTACCTGGTAATTACTACACTTCAAATACGTTCTGGAATATAACCCAGAATATGACCGTCAATAATGCGACGAACAATATAACATTCCACTTCCAGAGACCTTTAACACCTAACTTTGTGTTCGAACTATTATCCGCAAGTGGAGACTTCGTCATGGATGCAAACTGGATTGTCGCTCATGCAACTGCATCACAGCCAGCCCTTGCATGGAAGGCGGGACTAACACCTTACGCATTACCATGGAATGCTACTGGCTTCAACGAATACAAAGCACAGGGGAGTGCGTCCGACTATAACGAGTACTTAGTGAACAATGTTATGGCTGATGGCCCATACGAGATAGACTACATCATTCCATCATCAGCAGTTGTTCTTGTTAAGAACCCCAACTTCAATCCACCAGGCCCATGGTTCCCAAGGGCACATATAGACAAGGTCGTCCTCGAATACATAGGAGAGACCTCAACGAGATACCTGCAGCTGAAATCTGGGTATGCCCAGACTGGCGGAATACCGACCAGTGATTGGAGTCTGGTTGAAGGTCTTAATGCCTCTCACATAGACTATTATCTATCAAAGCCTTCGCTGAGCATATTCTGGTACAACTTCAATACCAATGTCAACACGACCATGCTATCTACGCTTGACAAGTCAGCGAATATGCCTTCTGCCCTCTTCAGTGTCCTCCAGATAAGGAAGGCCTTTGCCTATGCATACAATGAGAGTCAGTATCTTAACAAAGATGTAGGAAATGCTGTCTACAATGTTACTTTCGCCATACCCTATGCTGGGATGTTGGATGCTGGAATGCTTGGCTATCAGTCAATAGCTGAGCTCAATGCAGCGACGAACCATCAGGTACCATACTTTAATCTAAAGCTTGCGACTGAATACTGGCAGGAGGGAGTAGCCACTTGGAATAAGCTAGTATACAACAACACGCATAGCAGTGCTTACAATATAACGACTGCTTCAGACGGCGATTACGAATATATGGGAGCTCCGCTGAACATACCGATAATAATATTCAGCGCGGATCCTGTTGACCTAGCCGGGGCCACACAGTGGGGTACCTATCTCTCCTCATTCATAAAGGGCGCAACCTTCCCGGTGATACCGCTTGCGTTCCCGAGCATACTGGGATACCAGGTACAGGGTCAGAACCCGATGCCAATATACGAGCTTGGTTGGGCTCCAGACTACCCATACCCGACAGATTACCTGGGACCGATGGCATTGCCCGAAAATTCTACGACGTATCCTGGTCCGAATGACATGACTCCATATTGGATCGGATACAATACAAGCAATCCTGCAAGGAATACTACTGAGGCAAGGTATCTTCAGGAAATGATAGGTTACTATGACAACGGCACAGCTGCATCCAATACCAGCGTTGCGCTGATGTGGTTCCATAAGATGAACGAGGAGCTCATCAATATGACGTTCTACGTATACATAGAACAGGCCGTCGACTTCCAGATAATATCTGATAAAGTTCCTAAGAGTGTAATGATAGATTGGGAGCAGAACGTCATGTGGACCATAGGTGCGGGTGATCTACTGTACAACTATCTGTACTATAAATGATAAGGAATCAGTGTGTAATAACTTATAATATTTTTTATAAAAGCTATTTCTTTTATTTTTCTCGTTTTGATATTTTTCTATGGATTCTATTTGTTGCAAAATTCTTTTATACTGCATTTCGATGAATGCATATGGAGTTACGTTTCTTTATCATCAGAAGAATACTCCTCCTGATACCAACATTGATAGGCTTGACTCTATTGACATTTATACTTATGAGAGCTCTTCCGACATCCCTTCTACTTTCTCAATACGTCAATCCTCACAGTACGTTGCCTAGATCGGTTCAGATCGCACATGCCAGGGCATTACTGGGTCTCAATTATCCTGTTCCTGTTCAATATTTCTTCTATTTGGCTGCTCTCTTTCATGGTCAATGGGGCTTTATGGTAAGTAATTTCTATACTGGCCCTGTTCTGACAGGCATTGAAGAATTTTTCCCTAACACGCTTCAACTTACGATATTTGCGGTCATACTTTCGGTCTTGATATCAATTCCTTTGGGAACCTATATTGGATCAAAGCCGAATTCAGTAGCTGATCACGCTGGGAGGATATTCTCACTTGCCGTTTACGCTATGCCAGCTTTTGTTCTTGCGCTTCTTTTTCAGATAGTTTTTGGAAGAGGTGCTATTACTGGCAATCCACTTGGCATATTTCCGATATCTGGTACGTTCAATTATGCATTGGTTCCATTTCCGGTCCCATCTTGGTTAGTATCGCCAAACACCAGTGCTCTTGTAAGCCATCCAACCCATCTTATAATATTTGATGCTCTGATTCATCATGACTATGCAATAGCTTATAGTGGGCTTCTACACATTGTGCTTCCAGTGCTAACTTTGACGTTAGGGATACTTGCTGGTATTGTAAGATTCCTTAGGGCAGGAATGATGGATAATATGAGGCAAGAATATGTGAAGACCGCTCGCGCTAAGGGTGTTCCAGAGAAAATCATAATAAAAAGGCATATAAGGAAGAACGCCCTCATTCCAACTGTGACAGTTCTAGGTTTGCTATTTGCCAGTCTTCTGGGTGGAGTTGTTCTGATTGAGGATGTCTTTGACTATCCAGGGATGGGCCTCCTGGGCATAAATGCAATTACCAGCTATTCTATATATGGCGTGATGGGCGTAACCCTGGTGTTTGGCCTGGTTCTTGTATTTGCAAATCTTATCGTAGATGTTGTATATGCTTTCCTTGATCCGAGGATAAGGTACTGAGGTGCAGTAAATGGCAGAAGTAGAGGTGTTCAGAACAAAGCGTAAAGAAGAAAAAAAGAGATCGGCAAGGCTCGAAGATTTCTTGTTCACTCTTAAATTAATAATGCATAACAGGATAGCCTTTGCCGGTCTGATCATAACGCTTGCGTATTTCGTCATAGCAATAATAGATTATATAGATCCGAGATGGCTCGGCGTGTCAAATCTCAGCGATGCGCTGGCATTTCTTCACGGTAAAGCGTATTATCCCAGCGCTACGCTGGTTACTCCACCAACATTGGCCCATGGCTGGTATTATTGGTTAGGTACTACGGAATACGGCATACCTATACTCCCCGATATGCTTGCTGCCTTGAAGGTAGACTTGACGCTTTCCGTCGAGATAGTTCTAACTGGCGCATTGATAGGGCTCATACTCGGCACGGTATCCGCTTACTATGGCGGTCTGATCGATGAGGCGATGATGAGAATAACTGATATATTCTTCAGTATACCTGCTCTTATTCTTGCATTGGCCATAGCGTTCATTATAGGCTTGACATTCACAAATATAGCGCTCGCCTTCATCATAGTTTGGTGGCCCATATACGCTAGGTTAGGTAGATCTCTGACTTTGTCTATCAAGAACATGAATTTCATAGAAGCAGCCAATGCTGCTGGGTCTTCTTCAGCTAGAAATATATTCTATCATGTCATTCCAGGAGTACTCTCACCATTGTTTGTTCAGTTCTCGCTGGATATAGGTACTGTGGTACAGCTTTTTGCAGCGCTTGAATTCCTGGGTGTGGTTCCTGTAGATCCATTCCTTCCTGAACTTGGAAGGATGATGGTCTGGGGCGAGACCTATCTGATATATGGCAAATGGTGGGCTGTTATTATACCTGCTATATTCCTAATGATTTTTACAATATCAGTCAGTTTACTTGGGGACGGTCTTAGAGACGTTCTCGATCCGAGACAGAGGAGATGATGATGATTCAGGAGGAACAAACTAAGGAAAGAGAAGTTGAACCTGTCGTGAAGGTTTCTAACCTCGTGACGCAGTTCTTTACATACAAAGGAATTGTTAAGGCTCTTGATGGGGTCTCATTTGAGATAAAACCAGGTGAGATACTCGGGCTTGTGGGTGAGAGTGGTTGCGGTAAAAGTGTCACTGCAACCTCTATCATGGATCTCATACCGGATCCACCCGGTAGAATAATATCTGGTTCGATTTATATAGATGGCTTCAATACATTGGCGGATCTCGACAGGCAGGCTAAAATAATCATAAAATCAGAGACAAATGTAAAGGTAAAGAGAAATAAACGTTATATTAAAAGGCACAACTTTATAATGTCTCATATAAGGGGCAATAAGATCTCTATGATATTCCAAGAGCCTTCATTATCAATGAATCCAGTTATGAGAATAGGCGATCAGATCATTGAGGCCATCCTTTTGCATAGCAAAATAGAGATCGCTGATAGTATCATAAGAAGAGAGACCATGACAGATCAGGATATTCAGAAATTCTACGATGAAGCAATAAAGATAAAGAAGCATTTGGATCTGAGGAGATTTGTGCATCAGTGGTCTCAGGATTATGGAGTAGCGGAGGCAGAGGACGGCCTGATAGAGATCATTGAAAGGAACGATCAGAACGCAATGCAGGAACTTAGAAATATAATAGATGAGCAGAAGACAAAGATAAATCTCAAATATATACAGCAGGAAAGAGAATATGAAAGATATAACAACATGCTATTTGACCTGAATCTTCAATTGCTTGAGGCTGAGAGCAGAAATGATGCGCTGAAGATCAATGAACTGCGCAGCCAGATAAAGAGAGTGCAGGCTTATATACGATCCAGATTCACTGGATATAGATTCATCAAGAGGTTCATCGGAAGGAAGATAGAGGAACCATTTAGAAAGGAGGCCAGAAGAAGGGCACTGGAACTACTTAAGCTGGTTAACATTGCAGGTCCTGATCGCGTCATAAACTCATATCCACATGAGCTGAGCGGCGGAATGCTGCAGCGATCCATGATAGCTATGGCTCTATCATCGAATCCGAAGATCCTCATAGCAGATGAACCAACAACTGCCCTTGATGTTACTACTCAGGCTCAGATTCTTGATATCATGAAGGATCTCAACAGGGTTACCAAAACATCAATACTATTCATTACGCATGACCTGGCAGTGATAGCTGAAATGTGCCATCGTGTTGCTGTTATGTATGCCGGCAATATAGTTGAGGAGGCACCGGTTAGAGAGATATTCAAGAATCCGAAGCACCCATATACAGTAGGCCTGTTGAAGGCCATACCGAGACCAGATGTTAAGGTTAACAAGTTTGAGAAACTGGAATCCATAAAGGGATCTGTACCAAACCTGATAAATCCGCCATCCGGATGCAGGTTCAATCCTAGATGCCCCTTTAAGATGGATATATGCGAAAGAGAAAAACCAAAGCTTGTGGACATAGGTAATGGCCATAAGGTTGCGTGCTTCTTATTCGAAAATCAGGGTGGAACCAAAAAGGAGGCGGAATGATGGAAGATGAGATTATACTATACGTCTCGCACCTGAAGAAATATTTCGATATTCCGAATGGACTTGGAAGAAACCTTGGGTATGTCAAGGCAGTGGATGACGTCACATTTACCGTGAAGAAAGGTGAAACGCTGGGAATCGTTGGTGAAACTGGATGCGGAAAGACAACCCTTGGTCGAACCATACTTCAACTGACTAAGGCCACGGACGGCAACGTTTATTTCCATCTGGATCAGGATATAATGCGAAGAGCAATAGAGATGGAGGAAGAATACTATTCTCTCAATCAGAAGAAGGAAAAAACTGAAGAAGATAAGAGAAGAATAAAGCAGATAGAAGAGGAACTAATACCGTTTAGGAAAAAGTATTCGCTTACAAAGATGAAGCCTAAGGAGATCAGAGAATACAGGAAATACATGCAGCCGGTTTTTCAGGATCCATTTTCGTCGCTGGATCCGAGAAAACTCATAAAGGACATCATAGCAGAGCCCATGAGACTTCTCACGAAGATGAGCAAGGACGAAATAATGGAAAAGGAGAAGGAACTTATCAACGAGATAGGGCTAAGCGAAGACCATCTCTACAGATTCCCCCATGAGTTTAGTGGAGGGCAGAGACAGCGTATAGGAATAGCGAGGGCAATATCTATTGAACCAGATATGCTGGTTCTTGACGAGCCAACTTCTGCTCTTGATGTTTCTGTGCAGGCCCAGATACTCAACATGCTCAAGGAGATCCAGCAGAGAAGAAATCTCACATACCTCTTCATCTCGCATCATCTTAACGTGATAAGGAGTATGTCCGATCGCGTGATGGTGATGTACCTCGGAAAGGTAGCCGAGATAGCTGAGACGCACACGCTGTTCACCGAGATGTTGCATCCATATACGAAGGCACTGTTATCTGCCATACCGATACCGGACCCTGAGACAAAGAAACAGCATATCATTCTTGAAGGTGAAATACCGAGTCCAGTGAACCCACCGAAGGGATGCTACTTCCATAACAGATGTCCTGAGGCCATGAGAAACTGCGGATGGTCTCCTAGGGATCTGTCTGAGCCGATAAGAGATGCATTTGATGTGTTCAGGAATCCAGAAGCAGAGGCTCTACCTGAAATCTCAAAGATCGTTATTGACGAAGATAACAACGTTCTCCATGTCAGATTTTCAAACGTCGTTCAAGAAAAAGATAGAATAATGTCTGTAGTCAAAGGGATAATAGACAAGGAATCGCTGGGCAAACGTGGCATAATGTACAAGGCCATCGAAAATATTTCATGGGAACCGGATGGAAAGTCGATTGCGATCAAGATGATCGAACCAGATATTCCAAAGCTGATAGAAGCCAAGAAAGATCACTATGTTGCCTGCCTTCTTTACGAGGTCCCCGTCAAGGAGGAACTGACAAATGCGCCAAGTACAGATAATTGAGAGGGAGGAAGAGGAAGAAATAAAGGAAAGCAAGCAGCTTACGCAGAGGGAAAAACTTGAATACATATTCGGCGATTTTCTGCGAGGATTTTACTTAGTAGGTTGTCTGTTTCTGGATATACTAGTGGTCGGTTTCTCTGTAAGTTTCATCCCTAATTTTTCCTTCTATGAAGCTGCAGTTTCTAACATTTTTGGACTGAATCTGCTGTTGTTATATTCAGTAATCGCTATCGTCTTTTTAGAATGCATATTAATATATTATCAAGCAAAGGGATTCAAAAGGTTTTTCCTAAGAGAAGGCCATTATCTATAAAATAGTAAAGGTATTCTCAAAAGGGAATATCCTTCACCCTCCTCTGTTCTATATATTTTATGTGTCTCTTCTTGATGTGATTGAACCACCAAATCTTTCCGATGAGTGTCGCTGCCTCGAAGTTTCTGTCAATTGATGGCTCAAGGAAGCACTCTGTGAAGCACTGGTTGCAATGATTGTCGTATATTTCCCATTCAGGTTTTTTGTTCAACACAACCTCCACGTGATCAAAGCACGGATGTACTTTTCCCCTGTAGTCTGTATAGAATATTTCCTGACCAGCCTTGCACTGTAGCTTTGACTTCCCATCTATATAG
Encoded proteins:
- a CDS encoding thiamine pyrophosphate-dependent enzyme, coding for MMNMNDYKNKRVPPDWCPGCGNFAQLSAITMALAELKIDPKDVVVASGIGCSSNMPEFLNTYGFHGLHGRLVPFAAGVKWANSKLTVIAYGGDGDGFFEGTQHFYHTAKRNVDITYMVSDNQVFGLTTGQASPTAPIGLRTKTTPDGNIETPFNPIAFALNAGATFVARAFSGDVKHLKDITVRAIKHKGFSFIDVISPCVTWNKENSYEYFRPRVYHLENNDVTNFDQAYKLAFEWGDHIPIGVFYEVERPTYEDLDEVLRDGPLIEQKVHTLTEEDLEEFA
- a CDS encoding ABC transporter substrate-binding protein, whose product is MESNQPNIPPVGPKTSNTKWYAIITVLVVVIVVVSVLGFYHPVTTGSSAKVVSAESSAVIGQPYNLTIQTNGAFSSITVYWGDATTSIIPYSGSDKVTVSHVYNNPGNYYIYYVVNFGGSVYQSTNSLISVTSTSTSLPSEESVGDIALVHSTSSPLVNQTQLFKPMTNLSYVVGYFTPPANTNYEVVSQVVYLYKNGSLVEKVKMPYYYNFTDQAYKLPPSQAYLNLTNLTSGYYEIGIATYTGSLGYESFPTAIYNSTIMEYMKNQMAFYNYNSTTGMTSMTLANGTVTLMLVSLGYLKGTEVQNYAGTVLNYVSPTIVKYTNVAKLNYSAGASVNYLKGQYANLSANDSFMLVANSNLAFIPMTNVTFASGSMLNISSNAYYNISAKSGVMFMKNATAYLNQTLRFPKAKGNGVNVTVKAGNSVMIPSGTTITFTTYGNYTSSGKLYSVIPGTPVTGPMLLYFNNTTSFETSSIELIGGSALYFDNNTEVELSEHSLMVFAADSTLMNLTSASVLGGSKLTFVSKAETEFMTNSTVTYEASYNTVSYAAGSVINYPATSGVGLNAETNLTYEVNTSLLYVAPVNVKYLGPNDTVNVTLTIQTTGMTTSPIITGELNATAGVFHTFFYQDLVIAPSAALYTVTTAVTTFVNAEAETGAYKTLDGAIAYDTVSGEILENVYQFLVMYNGSSSSSFVPQLAAYLPTTSNGGINTNYKNYTVTTPWHTTYTVHIKPYENYTFHIRANATWQNGQPVTAWDVYYSYIRTLLFDAGSPETPGWIIAQVLLPGNYYTSNTFWNITQNMTVNNATNNITFHFQRPLTPNFVFELLSASGDFVMDANWIVAHATASQPALAWKAGLTPYALPWNATGFNEYKAQGSASDYNEYLVNNVMADGPYEIDYIIPSSAVVLVKNPNFNPPGPWFPRAHIDKVVLEYIGETSTRYLQLKSGYAQTGGIPTSDWSLVEGLNASHIDYYLSKPSLSIFWYNFNTNVNTTMLSTLDKSANMPSALFSVLQIRKAFAYAYNESQYLNKDVGNAVYNVTFAIPYAGMLDAGMLGYQSIAELNAATNHQVPYFNLKLATEYWQEGVATWNKLVYNNTHSSAYNITTASDGDYEYMGAPLNIPIIIFSADPVDLAGATQWGTYLSSFIKGATFPVIPLAFPSILGYQVQGQNPMPIYELGWAPDYPYPTDYLGPMALPENSTTYPGPNDMTPYWIGYNTSNPARNTTEARYLQEMIGYYDNGTAASNTSVALMWFHKMNEELINMTFYVYIEQAVDFQIISDKVPKSVMIDWEQNVMWTIGAGDLLYNYLYYK
- a CDS encoding ABC transporter permease, with the protein product MELRFFIIRRILLLIPTLIGLTLLTFILMRALPTSLLLSQYVNPHSTLPRSVQIAHARALLGLNYPVPVQYFFYLAALFHGQWGFMVSNFYTGPVLTGIEEFFPNTLQLTIFAVILSVLISIPLGTYIGSKPNSVADHAGRIFSLAVYAMPAFVLALLFQIVFGRGAITGNPLGIFPISGTFNYALVPFPVPSWLVSPNTSALVSHPTHLIIFDALIHHDYAIAYSGLLHIVLPVLTLTLGILAGIVRFLRAGMMDNMRQEYVKTARAKGVPEKIIIKRHIRKNALIPTVTVLGLLFASLLGGVVLIEDVFDYPGMGLLGINAITSYSIYGVMGVTLVFGLVLVFANLIVDVVYAFLDPRIRY
- a CDS encoding ABC transporter permease, translated to MAEVEVFRTKRKEEKKRSARLEDFLFTLKLIMHNRIAFAGLIITLAYFVIAIIDYIDPRWLGVSNLSDALAFLHGKAYYPSATLVTPPTLAHGWYYWLGTTEYGIPILPDMLAALKVDLTLSVEIVLTGALIGLILGTVSAYYGGLIDEAMMRITDIFFSIPALILALAIAFIIGLTFTNIALAFIIVWWPIYARLGRSLTLSIKNMNFIEAANAAGSSSARNIFYHVIPGVLSPLFVQFSLDIGTVVQLFAALEFLGVVPVDPFLPELGRMMVWGETYLIYGKWWAVIIPAIFLMIFTISVSLLGDGLRDVLDPRQRR
- a CDS encoding ABC transporter ATP-binding protein, yielding MMMIQEEQTKEREVEPVVKVSNLVTQFFTYKGIVKALDGVSFEIKPGEILGLVGESGCGKSVTATSIMDLIPDPPGRIISGSIYIDGFNTLADLDRQAKIIIKSETNVKVKRNKRYIKRHNFIMSHIRGNKISMIFQEPSLSMNPVMRIGDQIIEAILLHSKIEIADSIIRRETMTDQDIQKFYDEAIKIKKHLDLRRFVHQWSQDYGVAEAEDGLIEIIERNDQNAMQELRNIIDEQKTKINLKYIQQEREYERYNNMLFDLNLQLLEAESRNDALKINELRSQIKRVQAYIRSRFTGYRFIKRFIGRKIEEPFRKEARRRALELLKLVNIAGPDRVINSYPHELSGGMLQRSMIAMALSSNPKILIADEPTTALDVTTQAQILDIMKDLNRVTKTSILFITHDLAVIAEMCHRVAVMYAGNIVEEAPVREIFKNPKHPYTVGLLKAIPRPDVKVNKFEKLESIKGSVPNLINPPSGCRFNPRCPFKMDICEREKPKLVDIGNGHKVACFLFENQGGTKKEAE
- a CDS encoding ABC transporter ATP-binding protein; protein product: MEDEIILYVSHLKKYFDIPNGLGRNLGYVKAVDDVTFTVKKGETLGIVGETGCGKTTLGRTILQLTKATDGNVYFHLDQDIMRRAIEMEEEYYSLNQKKEKTEEDKRRIKQIEEELIPFRKKYSLTKMKPKEIREYRKYMQPVFQDPFSSLDPRKLIKDIIAEPMRLLTKMSKDEIMEKEKELINEIGLSEDHLYRFPHEFSGGQRQRIGIARAISIEPDMLVLDEPTSALDVSVQAQILNMLKEIQQRRNLTYLFISHHLNVIRSMSDRVMVMYLGKVAEIAETHTLFTEMLHPYTKALLSAIPIPDPETKKQHIILEGEIPSPVNPPKGCYFHNRCPEAMRNCGWSPRDLSEPIRDAFDVFRNPEAEALPEISKIVIDEDNNVLHVRFSNVVQEKDRIMSVVKGIIDKESLGKRGIMYKAIENISWEPDGKSIAIKMIEPDIPKLIEAKKDHYVACLLYEVPVKEELTNAPSTDN